Within the Nocardioides ginsengisegetis genome, the region CCCGCGACAACCGCTGGCAGGCCGAGTCCGACGCCGACTTCGCAGAGCGCCGAGTCGACGAATGGTTCGCCGCTGTCGACCAGGCCGTCGCCATCACCTGCGCCGAACCCATCTACGCCGAACTCGCCGTCAAGCGGTTGCGCGCCGAGCTGGACGCGTGGGGTGAGACCGCATGACCGCTCAAAGCGACGCCCACCTCAACGGAGACTGCTGGCCCTCTCAATGCCAGATCTGTCAGGCCGAGGAAGACGCCCGCGAACCACTCAGCGGCGTCTATGGCGCCTGCGCCGGCTGCGGGGCAATCGAAGCCAACCTCGTCAAGCCAACCGGCGCCCGCGACCTGTCCGCGATCGGCGAACACCACGCCTACCCCACCGGCTACGGATGCGAGTTCTGCGCGTGAACACCTACGACGACCACGACGACCTCGCTTGCCCAATGTGCTGCCGCGAGGCATGCCAGACCTGCGCCGCCCCTTGCGAACACACCGACCCCCTGTGCGTCAGGTGCTGCCGGCTCTACCACCAGAACGAACCGATCCGAGAGGACGTCGCATGACGCTGCACATCCTGGACGTTGAGCAGGGAACGCCTCCGTGGCATGACGCTCGCCGAGGAATCGTGACCGCCTCGACCGTCGGCAAGCTACTGACCCCCACGCTCAAGGTCGCATCCAACGACGTGTCCCGAGGCATCACCGCAACCCTCGTCGCCGAACGCATCACCGGCCACACCGAGGAAACCGGCATGAGCCCCGACATGTGGCGAGGTGTCGAGTCCGAGCCGATCGCCCGCGACCTCTACTCCGGCCACTACCAGCAGGCCGTCGAGGTCGGGTTCATGCGCCGCGACGAAGACGACTGGACGCTCGGATACTCGCCCGATGGCCTCGTGGCTGACGACGGGCTGATCGAGATCAAGTCGCCCCGCCAGAAGACCCACCTGAACACGATTCTGGCGAACGAGGTCCCGACGCACTACATGCCGCAGTTGCAGGCCGGGCTACTCGTCTCCGGCCGCAAGTGGATCGACTTTGTGTCCTACTGCGGCGGCCTCCCCCTCTGGGTCAAACGCGTCACACCCGACCCCGCCTGGTTCGACGCCATCACCGCAGCCTGCCAGCAGTTCGAGAAGGCCGCCGCCGAAATGGGCGCGGCCTACACCCAAGCAATCGTCGGCCTCCCCACCACGGAGCGGGTCGACTTCAACCGAGTGGAGTTGAAGCTCGCATGAAGCACGTCGAAGACCGTTCGGCCATCCGACCGAGGCCGCATCACTACATGAACGCGGACGGCACCTGTCACGCGGGCGACCTCATGGAGCACGGGACGCCGTTCGTCGCGCTCTACGACGCCGAGGAACTGTGTCGCATCGTCAACGCGGAGAAGGCGGAGGCGTGGGACGAGGGCAAGTGGGCGTGCTACAGCGCCGAGCGCGAATCCCGCGACGGCTCGGCCCTCATCAACCCCTACGCCAGACACCTGGAGCACTGATGCGCGTCACCATCGAAAAGAAGACCGACCAGCTCAACTATGAAGACTTCCTGGGCGGCGTGACGCGAATCGTCACCATCGCAGGAGTCAAGGCCGGCACCAAGGAGCAGCAGTACGACATCGCCATCGAAGGCGACACGCGCTTCTGGCGACCAGCCGTCACGGTCCTCAAGCAACTGGTCGACGCGTGGGGCGACGATGCTACCGAGTGGGTTGGACGCCGCGCCGAACTGTACGGCGACCCGGAGGTCTCGTTCGGCCGCGACAAGGTCGGCGGAATCAGGGTCTCTCGGCTCTCCCACATCGACGGCCCGAGGACCGCGAACCTGACGATCACCAGGGGCAAGCGCGGCAACTTCACCGTGACACCGCTGCCTGACACGCCCACCGCACCCCCCGAGCCCACCGCCGAAGAGGTCGCCGCCTGCACCGACGTCGACCAGTTGAAGGCGATGTGGCGCAACTCCAGCCCCGAGCGTCGCCAGCAGATCGAGCAGAGGGTGGCCGACCTCAACGACGAGCCGACGGGTGACGCCTAATGCGCGCCCTGGTCGCGGTCGCTGCCGTGTGGCCGCTGCTCGTCGAGGTGAAGGCGTTCAGGACGGCGCTGGTGGTTGCGGGGTGGGGCGGGTGAAGACCTGCTCAACGGAAGGCTGTGCGCAGCCATCGATGGCTAGGGGCCTTTGTCGGCTCCACTACGAACGGGCGACTAGGGGCTATGTCCCGCGCACTCCGGCCAGCCCACTAGATAGCTGGTTTGAGAAGACCAAAGGTTGCTGGATCTGGAAGGGCCACATCACTAGGTATGGCTACGGCCAGCTCCGCGGCAAGAAGGCACACCGCTTGGTCTATGAAGCAATGGTCGGGCCAATCCCCGAGGGATTGGTGATCGACCACCTATGTCGCAATCGGGCGTGTGTCAATCCAGAACACATGGAGCCCGTCACCAATGAGGAGAATCTCGACCGCGGAGCTCGCAGCCCCAGTAAGACGACTTGCCCGGTGGGGCACTCATACACGCCCGAAAACACCTACGTCTACAACGGCGCCCGCCAATGCCGGACGTGCAGGCGTGAAGCGGCGCGGCGGTATCGGGCGCGGATCGCGGAGGCGAGCTAGTGACTCGCAACCGCGCCACCGCCAAGAAGGCCGGCACCGCATGGGAGACGGCGATCGTCGGCGCGCTCGTCGCCTACGGATGGCCCCACGCTGAACGCCGACGCCTAGCGGGAGCCGCCGACAAGGGTGACATAGCCGGCATCCCCGGCGTCGTCATCGAAGCGAAGAACACCAAGGGGTATGCGCTCGCCGAAGCTGTCGACGAAGCCAACCATGAGGCCGTCAACGCCTCCGCACCCATCGGTGTCGCCTGGTTGAAGCGCAAGGGCAAGACCGACCCGCTCGCCGGCTACGTCGTCATGGACGGCGCGACCTTCCTGCGGCTGCTCGGAGAGGCGGGCTACCAGTGACCATCGCCGCCAACCTCGCCACCCTGGCCGCCGACCTCAACGGCTGGACCAACGCCATCGACAAGGCCAGACGCGCCTACGCCCAGCACCTCAACGAGCTCGAAGCCCACACGATCTGCCGCGACTGCGACCGACCAGCCACCAGCCAAGGCCGCTGCGACCCACACCGCCGCCGCTACTGGTCCGAATGCAGCCAGCGCGCCCGCGACAAGAAGAAGGAGACCACGGCATGACCCGCCACTGGGACCGCGACGAATCCCCATCCACTCTCACCCACGGCGAATGGCGACTCGACCCGAAGACCCGCGTGCTCGTGTGGGTTGACGCACCGCCCGTCAAGGAAGACCCGATCGCCTGCTACGTCTGTTTTGCCACCATCTACCAGTCTTGCCGGACCATCGGCGGCAGTCGCACCAAGGACCACGCCGGACGCGCACCCCG harbors:
- a CDS encoding HNH endonuclease signature motif containing protein; the protein is MARGLCRLHYERATRGYVPRTPASPLDSWFEKTKGCWIWKGHITRYGYGQLRGKKAHRLVYEAMVGPIPEGLVIDHLCRNRACVNPEHMEPVTNEENLDRGARSPSKTTCPVGHSYTPENTYVYNGARQCRTCRREAARRYRARIAEAS
- a CDS encoding lambda exonuclease family protein produces the protein MTLHILDVEQGTPPWHDARRGIVTASTVGKLLTPTLKVASNDVSRGITATLVAERITGHTEETGMSPDMWRGVESEPIARDLYSGHYQQAVEVGFMRRDEDDWTLGYSPDGLVADDGLIEIKSPRQKTHLNTILANEVPTHYMPQLQAGLLVSGRKWIDFVSYCGGLPLWVKRVTPDPAWFDAITAACQQFEKAAAEMGAAYTQAIVGLPTTERVDFNRVELKLA